A genomic window from Pantoea alhagi includes:
- a CDS encoding fimbria/pilus outer membrane usher protein, producing the protein MASLVLIARFSIFAYGSANALPVRTDPGIRTETVKFNSSFIHGQSVDVSRFYNGNPAPVGKYAIQVSVNGESRGQHNVLFRSVENDISAQPCFTKNELTSLGIKYSVEPSSTVPEKQEQNKEENIQCATIDKWIAGARANYMAGDFYLDLIVPQAWLIRYPRGYTDPNSWDSGITAALFDYNGNFYVQQNSGSFFSNEDRSVNGNFAMMAGLNFYDWRLRKRLNTNWSSGSSKHTESLFTYLQRDVPTLRSQLTLGDSTTSGALFDSLTVRGIQLQSDDRMLPDGLRYYTPLIRGIAETNARVQVTQRGKILYETTVPAGPFELSDIGAMGYGGDLQATIIEADGRQRTHVVPFSAPPMLLHDGVSRFGVTVGKVQDSSLSEKPSLAQLFWQYGLGNMYTLYGGGQLSENYTAAGIGNAFNTPLGGVSMDVIRAYSEPGKGKSSSGNSYNISFSKYLDTTATDVTLAAWRYSSKGFFSLRDAMLERYGARADDYMVDYRTRQRFTVSVGQPLWNGGRVNFSGNFYQYWKDRSATSQYMLSYNKSERNFSWSVAASRAYNGNGHNVNSVMFSISVPLDRSNMIDKPVFNTMYSTVYHDNDGRSALQVNAIGSQGEQNELSYGVGSAVSKSKNNVTNSTFNGNINYSSPVGQFGSTVAVGNKSSQLSFSANGSLVAHNGGITAGPRLGDNPFALVEAPGAEGARMLNGYGSQIDANGYAIVPSLTPYRKNTIAVNTQGLPDTVDVLENESSVIPRTGAAIKVNVKTQVGEPVVLIVKDSKGKPLPIGSDIYDERNNSLGIIGQGGMAFIRGWQAEKNNLYVKNANGQRLCTIYSNANVTRKIMEAMGLVTQVGVLCQ; encoded by the coding sequence ATGGCTTCTTTAGTTTTAATCGCGAGATTTTCGATATTCGCTTACGGCAGCGCCAACGCTTTACCTGTCAGGACAGACCCGGGCATACGTACAGAAACTGTAAAATTTAATAGTTCTTTTATTCATGGACAGAGTGTGGACGTTTCCCGCTTCTATAACGGCAATCCAGCGCCTGTTGGCAAGTATGCGATACAGGTTTCCGTTAACGGAGAGAGTCGTGGACAACACAACGTGTTGTTCAGATCGGTAGAGAATGACATTAGCGCACAACCCTGCTTTACGAAGAACGAACTGACCAGCCTGGGTATAAAGTATTCCGTCGAACCATCATCGACGGTACCTGAAAAGCAAGAGCAAAATAAAGAAGAAAATATTCAATGCGCCACGATTGATAAATGGATTGCGGGTGCCAGGGCTAACTATATGGCCGGCGATTTTTACCTTGATCTGATTGTTCCTCAGGCCTGGCTTATACGGTATCCACGCGGTTATACCGATCCCAACTCCTGGGATTCAGGCATAACAGCGGCATTGTTCGACTATAACGGAAACTTTTATGTCCAGCAGAATTCAGGCAGCTTTTTCAGTAATGAAGACCGCTCCGTCAACGGCAACTTTGCAATGATGGCCGGGCTAAATTTTTACGACTGGCGTCTGCGTAAGCGGCTTAATACTAACTGGAGCAGCGGTAGCTCGAAGCATACAGAGTCGTTGTTTACCTATCTTCAGCGTGATGTTCCGACGCTGAGAAGTCAGTTGACCCTGGGTGACAGCACAACCAGCGGCGCTCTCTTCGACAGCCTGACCGTACGCGGCATTCAGTTGCAGTCAGACGATCGTATGTTGCCAGACGGGCTTCGCTATTACACTCCGCTGATACGCGGCATCGCTGAAACGAATGCCAGGGTTCAGGTCACGCAACGTGGAAAGATCCTCTATGAAACCACCGTTCCGGCAGGGCCATTTGAACTGAGCGATATTGGTGCGATGGGCTATGGCGGCGACTTGCAGGCGACGATTATTGAGGCGGATGGCCGCCAGCGAACACACGTTGTGCCTTTCTCGGCGCCGCCCATGTTGCTGCATGATGGTGTTTCCCGTTTTGGCGTTACTGTGGGTAAAGTGCAGGACAGTTCGTTGTCTGAAAAGCCGAGCCTGGCGCAGCTCTTCTGGCAGTATGGTTTGGGTAATATGTACACGCTATATGGCGGTGGGCAGTTGTCCGAAAATTACACCGCCGCTGGAATAGGTAACGCTTTCAACACACCGTTAGGTGGCGTATCGATGGATGTTATCCGTGCGTATAGCGAACCGGGGAAGGGGAAATCCTCCTCAGGAAACAGCTACAACATTAGTTTCAGTAAGTATCTCGATACAACCGCGACAGATGTCACGCTGGCCGCCTGGCGTTATTCCTCTAAGGGGTTTTTCAGTCTGAGGGATGCGATGCTGGAGCGTTATGGCGCAAGAGCCGACGATTATATGGTGGACTATCGGACCCGCCAGCGCTTTACCGTCAGCGTAGGTCAGCCGCTCTGGAATGGCGGAAGAGTGAATTTTTCCGGTAATTTTTACCAGTACTGGAAAGATCGTTCGGCGACCAGCCAATATATGCTCTCCTATAACAAATCCGAGCGCAATTTTTCCTGGTCGGTTGCCGCTTCGCGGGCCTATAACGGCAACGGACACAATGTAAACAGCGTTATGTTCTCCATCAGCGTACCTCTTGACCGCAGCAATATGATTGATAAACCGGTTTTTAACACGATGTATTCTACCGTTTATCATGATAACGACGGTCGCAGCGCGTTGCAGGTTAACGCTATTGGCAGCCAGGGCGAGCAGAATGAGTTGAGCTACGGCGTTGGTAGCGCAGTAAGCAAATCGAAGAATAACGTAACGAACAGCACTTTTAACGGCAACATCAACTATAGCTCGCCGGTCGGGCAGTTTGGTTCGACAGTAGCGGTGGGCAACAAATCGAGCCAGTTATCGTTTTCAGCAAACGGCAGCCTGGTGGCGCACAATGGCGGCATCACCGCCGGGCCGCGATTGGGGGATAATCCCTTTGCGTTAGTGGAGGCGCCGGGTGCCGAAGGTGCCAGGATGTTGAATGGTTATGGCTCGCAAATCGATGCTAATGGTTATGCCATCGTGCCGTCGCTGACGCCATATCGTAAGAATACCATTGCGGTGAACACACAGGGCCTTCCGGACACAGTTGATGTTCTGGAGAACGAAAGCTCTGTTATCCCTCGCACGGGTGCGGCGATTAAGGTCAATGTAAAAACGCAGGTGGGCGAACCTGTTGTGTTAATTGTCAAAGATTCGAAGGGTAAACCGTTACCGATTGGCTCGGATATCTACGATGAACGCAATAACAGTCTTGGTATTATTGGCCAGGGTGGAATGGCGTTTATTCGTGGATGGCAGGCAGAGAAAAATAACCTGTATGTTAAAAACGCCAACGGTCAGCGCCTCTGTACTATTTATTCTAATGCTAATGTTACCCGGAAAATTATGGAAGCAATGGGGCTTGTTACTCAGGTAGGAGTGTTATGTCAATAA
- a CDS encoding fimbrial protein — MSIITVTTANYKYLRTLLYATLASGIFIFSSQACITDCSIDLNFTGIYTDETCEVMINNDSNNEIIMLPRMSTASLQNNGSEAGSVPFDITLKNCPASRTVTVFFDSSVTAADNETGNLVNRTGVTYSDNVQIRLRKENSSQVIIDDASSGQDYVISSAADPISHKFTASYYAKGDAAVTAGKVYAIAGVELVYK; from the coding sequence ATGTCAATAATTACAGTCACCACGGCGAACTATAAATATCTTCGTACCTTATTATATGCAACCCTGGCTAGCGGCATATTCATTTTCTCGTCCCAGGCTTGTATAACCGATTGCTCGATAGATTTGAATTTTACCGGTATCTATACAGATGAAACCTGCGAAGTTATGATAAATAATGACAGCAATAATGAGATAATAATGTTACCCCGAATGTCAACCGCATCGCTGCAAAATAATGGCAGTGAAGCTGGCAGTGTACCGTTTGATATTACGCTAAAGAATTGCCCTGCAAGCCGCACAGTGACTGTTTTCTTCGATAGCAGCGTCACTGCTGCGGATAATGAAACAGGTAATTTAGTGAACCGTACCGGAGTAACTTATAGCGACAATGTGCAGATCAGATTAAGAAAGGAAAATAGTTCGCAGGTTATTATTGATGATGCCAGTTCAGGGCAGGATTATGTTATTTCTTCTGCGGCTGATCCAATAAGTCACAAATTTACAGCGAGCTATTATGCAAAAGGGGACGCGGCCGTAACTGCCGGGAAGGTTTATGCGATAGCAGGCGTCGAGCTTGTTTATAAATAA
- the tssB gene encoding type VI secretion system contractile sheath small subunit, with the protein MSKSNSQKFIARNRAPRVQIEYDVEIYGSEKKIELPFVMGVLADLSGKPLEPLPPIADRKFLSIDIDNFDERMKAMRPRVAFAVPNTLTGEGQLMVDMTFESMDDFSPDAIARKVDSLAQMLEARTQLANLQTYMDGKAGAESLVMKVLNDKSLLNTLASAPKPKQADEATSQKN; encoded by the coding sequence ATGAGCAAAAGCAATTCACAGAAATTTATCGCACGTAATCGTGCTCCGCGCGTACAAATTGAGTACGACGTGGAAATTTATGGCAGTGAAAAGAAAATTGAACTGCCATTTGTCATGGGGGTTCTGGCCGATCTGTCGGGTAAACCGTTAGAGCCATTGCCGCCGATTGCTGACAGAAAATTCCTTAGCATCGATATCGATAACTTTGATGAGCGTATGAAAGCGATGCGTCCGCGCGTGGCATTTGCAGTACCCAACACGCTAACAGGAGAAGGTCAGCTAATGGTCGATATGACTTTTGAAAGTATGGATGATTTTTCTCCAGACGCTATCGCGCGCAAAGTCGATTCTTTAGCGCAGATGCTGGAGGCCCGTACTCAACTGGCTAACCTCCAGACCTATATGGATGGTAAAGCTGGTGCGGAAAGTCTGGTCATGAAAGTACTGAATGACAAATCGCTGCTGAATACGTTGGCTTCAGCGCCGAAGCCGAAACAGGCTGATGAAGCCACGTCCCAAAAAAATTGA
- the tssC gene encoding type VI secretion system contractile sheath large subunit, with product MATQAETSKQTAMKEASHSDFNALLTREFKPKSEQAKTAVELAVKTLAEQALTTSITMADDAYKNIAAIIAEIDLKLSEQINLILHHEEFQRLESAWRGLHYLVYNTETDEKLKLRFMDISKDDLRRCMKRYKGIAWDQSPLFKQIYEEEYGQLGGEPYGCLVADYYFDHSAPDVDLLSSIGKVAASAHMPFITGAAPSVMQMDSWQELANPRDLTKIFTQNLEYAAWNSLRQSEDSRYIGLAMPRFLARLPYGINTNPVDDFNFEETTDGADHSKYAWANAAYAMAVNINRSFKYYGWCTMIRGVESGGVVENLPCHTFPTDDGGVDMKCPTEIAISDRRESELAKNGFIPLVHRKNTDYAAFIGAQSLQKPAEYYDPDATANANLSARLPYLFACSRFAHYLKCIVRDKIGSFKEREDMQRWLNNWIMNYVDGDPANSSQETKARRPLAAAEVVVEDVEGNPGYYQAKFFLRPHFQLEGLTVSLRMVAKLPSLKNVA from the coding sequence ATGGCTACCCAAGCAGAAACTTCAAAACAGACAGCCATGAAGGAAGCGTCGCATAGCGATTTCAATGCGCTGTTAACCCGTGAGTTTAAGCCGAAATCCGAACAGGCGAAAACGGCGGTTGAACTTGCGGTTAAAACCCTGGCGGAACAGGCGTTAACCACGTCGATCACCATGGCTGACGATGCGTATAAGAACATCGCGGCAATTATCGCGGAGATCGATCTTAAGCTCTCCGAGCAAATTAACCTGATTCTGCATCACGAAGAGTTCCAGCGTCTGGAAAGTGCGTGGCGCGGTCTGCACTATCTGGTCTACAACACAGAGACTGATGAAAAGCTGAAGCTGCGCTTTATGGATATCTCCAAAGATGATCTGCGTCGCTGCATGAAGCGTTATAAAGGCATCGCCTGGGATCAGAGTCCGCTGTTTAAGCAAATTTATGAGGAAGAGTATGGTCAACTCGGCGGCGAGCCTTACGGGTGCCTGGTTGCGGATTACTATTTCGATCATAGCGCGCCGGATGTGGATCTCCTCTCGTCTATTGGCAAAGTCGCCGCTTCCGCTCATATGCCATTTATCACCGGGGCCGCGCCGTCCGTGATGCAGATGGATTCCTGGCAGGAACTGGCTAATCCTCGCGATCTGACGAAAATCTTCACCCAAAACCTGGAGTATGCGGCATGGAATTCGTTGCGTCAGTCTGAAGATTCCCGTTATATCGGCCTGGCGATGCCGCGTTTCCTCGCTCGCCTCCCATATGGCATCAACACCAACCCGGTGGATGATTTCAACTTTGAGGAAACCACTGACGGTGCCGATCATAGCAAATACGCCTGGGCTAATGCCGCGTATGCGATGGCGGTAAATATTAACCGTTCGTTCAAGTATTATGGCTGGTGCACCATGATTCGCGGCGTTGAGAGTGGCGGTGTGGTGGAAAACCTCCCTTGCCACACTTTCCCGACTGATGACGGCGGCGTAGATATGAAGTGTCCGACAGAGATCGCAATTTCTGACCGTCGTGAATCCGAACTGGCGAAAAATGGTTTTATCCCGCTGGTGCATCGTAAAAATACGGATTATGCGGCGTTCATTGGTGCGCAATCGCTGCAAAAGCCAGCTGAGTACTACGATCCGGACGCCACGGCAAATGCCAATCTGTCTGCCCGTTTACCGTACCTGTTCGCTTGTTCACGCTTTGCACATTATCTGAAGTGTATCGTGCGCGATAAAATTGGCTCCTTTAAAGAGCGTGAAGATATGCAGCGATGGCTGAATAACTGGATAATGAATTATGTGGATGGAGACCCTGCTAACTCTTCTCAGGAAACCAAAGCACGTCGCCCACTGGCGGCAGCGGAAGTGGTAGTGGAAGATGTTGAAGGTAATCCGGGTTATTACCAGGCGAAATTCTTCCTGCGTCCACATTTCCAGCTGGAGGGGCTGACCGTTTCTTTACGTATGGTCGCGAAATTACCTTCACTGAAAAATGTTGCCTGA
- a CDS encoding Hcp family type VI secretion system effector: MAQDMFIKIDGIEGESLDATHKNEIEVLSWHWASSQHANMHSGSGGGSGKATVEDFCFEHYVDKASTNLLSYCLSGKHIKDVQFVMRKAGGDPLEYLTIKFTDVIITRVETAGSSADETRPRERVTFAFTKVTQDYVMQNAEGAKSGVISTSYDVKANLRS; this comes from the coding sequence ATGGCTCAAGATATGTTTATTAAAATTGATGGCATCGAAGGCGAATCTCTGGATGCTACCCATAAAAATGAAATCGAAGTGCTTTCATGGCATTGGGCCAGCAGCCAGCACGCTAATATGCACAGTGGTTCTGGTGGCGGTTCTGGTAAAGCGACCGTTGAAGATTTCTGCTTTGAGCATTACGTTGATAAAGCCAGTACCAACCTTTTAAGCTACTGTTTGTCTGGTAAGCATATCAAGGATGTTCAATTTGTTATGCGTAAAGCGGGTGGCGATCCTCTGGAATACCTGACCATTAAATTCACCGATGTCATTATCACTCGTGTTGAAACCGCAGGCTCCAGCGCAGATGAAACACGTCCGCGTGAGAGAGTAACCTTTGCATTCACCAAAGTGACTCAGGACTATGTCATGCAGAATGCCGAAGGCGCTAAATCTGGCGTTATCTCAACAAGCTACGATGTTAAAGCTAACCTGCGCAGTTAA
- the tssJ gene encoding type VI secretion system lipoprotein TssJ: MLAVVLVSCSSNNEKKTAASEIKINLIADKDINPNASGHPAPLSIFIYNIKEADVFSNADFFEIIDGNSKSLLSASSKIYEAILQPGEARTIFIDLNNDTRTLGFISAYRNLNDSVWLATWDLPKKTSWWEKVFSDDSLELNAHFHKTAMTIKKVD; this comes from the coding sequence GTGTTGGCAGTGGTTCTGGTTTCCTGTAGCAGCAATAATGAGAAGAAAACAGCGGCCAGTGAAATAAAAATAAATCTAATTGCAGACAAAGATATTAACCCGAACGCCAGTGGTCATCCGGCCCCGCTAAGTATTTTTATTTATAACATCAAGGAAGCGGACGTTTTCAGTAATGCTGATTTTTTTGAAATTATTGATGGTAACAGCAAATCTTTGTTGTCCGCTTCATCAAAAATCTATGAAGCGATATTACAACCTGGGGAAGCACGCACTATTTTTATTGATCTCAATAACGATACGCGAACCCTGGGGTTTATTAGCGCATATCGCAATCTCAACGATTCGGTCTGGTTAGCTACGTGGGATTTACCAAAGAAGACATCGTGGTGGGAAAAAGTCTTTAGCGACGATTCGCTTGAGTTGAATGCGCACTTTCATAAAACAGCAATGACAATTAAAAAAGTGGATTAA
- the tssK gene encoding type VI secretion system baseplate subunit TssK, translated as MRTNKVVWSEGLFLRPQLFQQQERYFEYYAHKRASTLSPFFWGFSQYEIDHEALTYGKLVLRTARGVLPDGTPFDVPDHADLPEPLTILPEHLGKMLYLAVPLRLDNSDETIFSQHDASSLARFRAQEAELCDTNAIRQGPKPVQLAMLRLKLVSETEMTESWIGLPLARVKAIQPDGSILLHTDDYIPPVTGYAASLLLREWLTHLNGLVKMRAEMLANRLSTSDGKASASAEVVDYLLLQIFNKYEPILDHLRHIPEMPPIVLYEELAKLAGELSTFVRTKTRRPKTAPGYDHARLYPSIRPLVDDVHDLLNQILVRAGQLIDLHAKGNGVWSASILPHELQSFSNLVLAVHAQLPMDVLHQQFQAQTKISAPQQLHELVRSHLPGLILQGLPVPPRQIPYSTGYVYYELLKSGPFWDKISTTGALALHVAGEFPGLKMELWGIRS; from the coding sequence ATGAGAACAAACAAAGTCGTCTGGAGCGAAGGATTGTTCCTGCGTCCTCAGCTTTTTCAGCAGCAAGAACGTTACTTTGAATATTATGCGCATAAGCGAGCGTCGACATTGAGTCCATTTTTCTGGGGATTCTCGCAGTACGAAATCGACCACGAAGCGCTGACTTACGGCAAACTTGTACTCCGTACCGCCCGCGGCGTTCTGCCGGACGGCACGCCGTTTGACGTACCCGACCACGCCGACTTACCGGAACCGCTGACTATTTTGCCTGAACATCTTGGCAAGATGCTTTATCTGGCGGTTCCGCTGCGTCTTGATAACAGCGATGAAACCATCTTTAGCCAGCACGATGCCAGTTCACTGGCGCGTTTTCGCGCCCAGGAAGCGGAGCTTTGCGATACCAATGCTATTCGCCAGGGGCCGAAGCCGGTTCAACTGGCGATGCTTCGGCTGAAGTTGGTTTCGGAAACTGAGATGACAGAATCATGGATCGGTCTGCCCCTGGCCCGGGTAAAGGCTATTCAGCCGGACGGCAGCATACTCTTGCATACGGATGATTATATTCCGCCTGTGACCGGATATGCCGCAAGCCTGCTGCTCAGAGAGTGGCTGACCCACCTTAACGGCCTTGTAAAAATGCGTGCTGAGATGCTGGCGAACCGCCTCTCTACCTCGGATGGCAAAGCCAGCGCCAGCGCGGAAGTCGTGGACTATCTGCTGCTGCAAATTTTCAATAAATATGAGCCGATTCTGGACCATTTACGGCATATCCCTGAAATGCCGCCGATCGTTTTGTATGAAGAACTGGCAAAACTGGCGGGTGAGCTTTCAACATTTGTCCGTACCAAAACGCGTCGTCCGAAAACGGCGCCCGGCTATGACCACGCCAGGCTGTATCCCTCAATTCGCCCGCTGGTGGATGACGTTCATGATTTGCTTAACCAGATCCTGGTACGGGCAGGGCAGCTTATCGACCTGCACGCGAAAGGTAATGGCGTCTGGTCCGCTTCGATTCTGCCCCATGAACTGCAGTCGTTTTCAAACCTGGTGCTGGCGGTGCATGCTCAGCTGCCAATGGATGTCCTGCACCAGCAGTTTCAGGCTCAGACCAAAATCAGCGCTCCGCAACAACTCCATGAACTGGTTCGCTCGCACTTGCCGGGGCTGATATTGCAGGGACTGCCGGTACCGCCGCGCCAGATCCCTTACAGCACGGGTTATGTCTATTACGAACTGCTTAAGAGCGGTCCTTTTTGGGATAAAATTTCGACGACCGGAGCGCTGGCATTACACGTTGCCGGTGAGTTCCCGGGCCTGAAAATGGAACTTTGGGGTATCCGGAGCTGA
- the tssL gene encoding type VI secretion system protein TssL, long form: MKDDINPQGANASENAHDENASPQAMGKFLLDDQGDWIQDPEAAPGSRSDMAGMHQQPFKDDRSLRSESVQQRVLRVKAARNPLLEAAQPLLRALSDMPEQISDISQVELLKNMLKSQINLFSIVCDEVNIPWKKMAIVRYCLCTALDEAAHATPWGLEAGWSQSNLLNYFEGDNDGGNKFFLLIGRLSMNPNEFADVLEVLLRILGLGFEGRYSIIEDGDRQLTKIRQRLLTLIQSTRNTTQSILSPHGLQPPGPVLREKNIIPVRLTALCAGVLIASTFIWFKYSLLKRLDGITSEIYAMHNIKVTTPQLKIRLRLAVLLRNEIKKQLLSVDENQKQSKVVLNGDSLFLSGSTSVQPEMAKIIKRVAHEVRRVNGEVLIVGHTDATPIHRPGLPNNIVLSQKRAAEVARYFIAAGLPEDKVKVEGAGSSQPLASNNTAQGRAKNRRVEFFVTY; this comes from the coding sequence ATGAAAGACGATATCAACCCGCAGGGAGCGAATGCTTCAGAGAATGCTCACGACGAGAATGCTTCGCCGCAGGCGATGGGGAAATTTCTGCTGGATGATCAGGGCGACTGGATACAGGATCCTGAAGCAGCGCCCGGCAGTCGTAGCGATATGGCCGGTATGCACCAGCAGCCATTTAAAGATGACCGCTCCCTGCGAAGCGAAAGCGTACAGCAACGTGTATTAAGGGTAAAAGCCGCCAGGAACCCATTACTGGAAGCCGCTCAGCCGTTATTGCGCGCGCTGAGTGATATGCCTGAACAGATTAGCGACATTTCCCAGGTTGAACTCCTGAAAAACATGCTTAAAAGCCAGATTAATCTTTTCAGCATTGTCTGCGATGAGGTCAATATTCCCTGGAAAAAAATGGCTATTGTTCGCTATTGCCTTTGTACCGCGCTTGATGAAGCCGCTCACGCAACCCCATGGGGTCTTGAGGCTGGCTGGTCACAGAGCAACCTGTTGAACTACTTTGAAGGAGACAACGACGGCGGAAATAAATTCTTCCTGTTGATTGGGCGTCTATCGATGAATCCCAATGAGTTCGCTGACGTGCTGGAGGTGCTGTTACGCATTCTCGGCCTTGGTTTTGAGGGACGCTACAGCATTATTGAAGACGGCGACCGACAGCTAACCAAAATTCGTCAACGTTTACTGACGCTGATTCAAAGTACGCGCAATACCACGCAATCGATCTTATCACCGCATGGGCTACAGCCGCCAGGTCCGGTGCTACGTGAAAAAAACATCATCCCGGTTCGGCTGACAGCCCTGTGTGCGGGCGTGCTGATTGCATCTACTTTTATCTGGTTTAAGTACTCACTATTGAAACGCCTCGACGGTATCACCAGTGAGATCTACGCCATGCACAATATCAAAGTCACCACGCCACAGCTCAAAATACGTCTCAGACTGGCTGTCTTGCTACGCAATGAAATCAAGAAACAACTGCTCAGCGTTGATGAAAACCAGAAGCAAAGCAAAGTGGTACTAAACGGAGATTCGTTGTTCCTCTCCGGCTCCACCTCGGTGCAACCAGAGATGGCGAAGATCATTAAACGTGTCGCCCACGAAGTTCGCCGCGTGAATGGTGAAGTACTGATTGTTGGCCATACCGATGCTACGCCTATTCATCGTCCGGGATTGCCCAATAATATAGTACTGTCGCAAAAACGTGCAGCAGAAGTGGCTCGCTATTTTATTGCCGCAGGCCTGCCAGAGGACAAAGTAAAAGTCGAAGGGGCGGGCAGCAGTCAGCCGCTGGCATCTAATAATACTGCTCAGGGACGGGCGAAGAATCGCCGCGTAGAGTTTTTTGTCACGTATTAA